In Dryobates pubescens isolate bDryPub1 chromosome 26, bDryPub1.pri, whole genome shotgun sequence, a single window of DNA contains:
- the SLC32A1 gene encoding vesicular inhibitory amino acid transporter: MATLLRSKLSNVATSVSNKSQAKMSGMFARMGFQAATDEEAVGFAHCDDLDMEHRQGLQMDILKSEGGEEGGESPLEGDIHYQRDGTGPLPPSASKEAGVCSELSGQGKPKITAWEAGWNVTNAIQGMFVLGLPYAILHGGYLGLFLIIFAAVVCCYTGKILIACLYEENEDGEIVRVRDSYVDIANACCAPRFPTLGGRVVNVAQIIELVMTCILYVVVSGNLMYNSFPNLPVSQKSWSIIATAVLLPCAFLKNLKAVSKFSLLCTLAHFVINILVIAYCLSRARDWAWDKVKFYIDVKKFPISIGIIVFSYTSQIFLPSLEGNMQNPKEFHCMMNWTHIAACILKGLFALVAYLTWADETKEVITDNLPSTIRAVVNIFLVAKALLSYPLPFFAAVEVLERSLFQDGNRAFFPNCYGGDGRLKSWGLTLRCALVVFTLLMAIYVPHFALLMGLTGSLTGAGLCFLLPSLFHLKLLWRKLLWHHVFFDVAIFVIGGICSVSGFIHSLEGLIEAFRTNAED, encoded by the exons ATGGCCACCCTCCTGCGCAGCAAGCTGTCCAACGTGGCCACCTCGGTCTCCAACAAGTCCCAGGCGAAGATGAGCGGCATGTTCGCCAGGATGGGCTTCCAGGCGGCCACCGACGAGGAGGCGGTGGGGTTCGCTCACTGCGACGACCTGGACATGGAGCAtaggcaggggctgcagatgGACATCCTGAAGTCCGAGGGTGGCGAGGAAGGGGGCGAGAGTCCCCTAGAAGGGGATATCCATTACCAGCGGGACGGCACCGGGCCTCTGCCGCCCTCCGCctccaaggaggctggagtctgCTCGGAGCTCTCCGGGCAGGGAAAGCCCAAGATCACGGCCTGGGAGGCAGGCTGGAATGTCACCAACGCCATCCAG GGGATGTTTGTGCTGGGCCTGCCCTATGCCATCCTCCACGGTGGATACCTAGGACTCTTTTTAATCATTTTTGCCGCGGTGGTTTGCTGCTACACTGGGAAAATCCTCATTGCCTGTCTCTACGAAGAGAACGAGGACGGGGAGATAGTCAGGGTGAGAGACTCCTACGTGGACATCGCGAACGCGTGCTGCGCGCCTCGCTTCCCCACCCTCGGGGGCAGGGTCGTGAACGTGGCTCAGATCATTGAACTGGTCATGACCTGCATCCTCTACGTGGTGGTGAGTGGGAACCTGATGTACAACAGCTTCCCCAACCTGCCCGTCTCGCAGAAGTCGTGGTCCATCATTGCCacggcagtgctgctgccttgcgCGTTCTTGAAGAACCTGAAGGCGGTCTCCAAGTTCAGCTTGCTCTGCACCTTAGCTCACTTTGTCATCAACATCTTGGTGATCGCCTACTGCCTCTCCAGGGCACGCGACTGGGCCTGGGACAAAGTCAAGTTTTACATCGATGTGAAGAAGTTTCCCATCTCCATTGGCATCATCGTCTTCAGCTACACCTCCCAGATCTTTCTGCCTTCCTTGGAGGGGAACATGCAGAATCCCAAGGAGTTTCACTGCATGATGAACTGGACTCACATTGCGGCTTGCATCCTTAAGGGACTCTTTGCCTTGGTTGCCTATCTGACCTGGGCTGATGAGACCAAGGAGGTCATTACAGACAACTTGCCATCCACCATTAGGGCAGTAGTCAACATTTTCTTGGTGGCCAAAGCCTTGCTCTCGTACCCCTTGCCGTTCTTCGCAGCTGTGGAAGTCCTGGAGAGGTCCCTTTTCCAAGATGGAAACAGGGCCTTCTTCCCCAACTGCTATGGGGGGGATGGGAGGCTCAAATCCTGGGGGCTCACCCTCAGATGTGCCCTGGTAGTTTTCACCCTGCTCATGGCTATCTATGTCCCACATTTCGCCCTCTTGATGGGTCTtactgggagcctcacaggcgCAGGGCTCTGCTTCCTGCTCCCCAGTCTTTTCCACCTCAAACTCTTGTGGAGGAAGCTCCTGTGGCACCATGTCTTCTTTGATGTGGCTATTTTTGTCATAGGTGGCATCTGCAGTGTCTCTGGGTTCATCCACTCTTTAGAAGGCCTCATAGAGGCCTTCAGAACCAACGCTGAAGATTAA